A region from the Nonlabens sp. YIK11 genome encodes:
- a CDS encoding arsenate reductase family protein, translating to MVSIATDEHEITLIYNSDIKNHKEIFAYAKSADDNLNAIDVTKQKLTGTFFTELADLLGIQVKDLIPTDHSAFVQKHGEHVKLDNDGAIKILQHEPDMLIYPIAVKGKKAIVAKLYGDITQFFDTDTAAVNIP from the coding sequence ATGGTATCAATTGCAACAGACGAGCACGAGATAACGCTTATCTACAACAGCGACATCAAGAATCATAAGGAGATCTTTGCCTATGCAAAATCTGCTGACGATAATTTGAACGCTATAGACGTTACCAAACAAAAATTGACGGGCACTTTTTTCACAGAACTCGCAGATCTATTAGGTATACAAGTTAAGGACCTAATCCCAACAGATCATAGTGCTTTTGTACAAAAACATGGTGAGCACGTGAAACTGGATAACGACGGTGCTATCAAAATTCTACAACACGAACCGGATATGTTGATTTACCCTATTGCAGTCAAAGGCAAAAAAGCCATTGTTGCAAAACTTTATGGTGATATCACTCAATTTTTTGACACAGATACGGCAGCGGTAAACATACCGTAA
- a CDS encoding HPF/RaiA family ribosome-associated protein, with product MSINFNYQHVTGSQELEAYTAEKLQPIFDRYNWVTRADVFFRLENTSSRETGMIAEIRLSAPGPRLFAEESHNTFKESVKKVVAQLKTQCEKRKADMINH from the coding sequence ATGTCCATAAATTTCAACTACCAACACGTTACAGGAAGCCAAGAATTAGAGGCTTATACCGCTGAAAAACTTCAACCTATATTTGATCGCTACAACTGGGTCACCAGAGCAGATGTATTTTTTAGATTAGAAAATACTTCCAGCCGTGAAACCGGTATGATCGCAGAAATACGCCTAAGCGCACCTGGACCTAGACTTTTTGCCGAAGAATCACACAATACCTTTAAAGAGTCTGTAAAGAAAGTCGTTGCCCAACTCAAAACACAATGTGAGAAGCGCAAGGCAGATATGATAAATCACTAG
- a CDS encoding OmpA family protein, whose product MRLRITILLMGLCTSFCAQAQELSLKQTNRLYKNQAYVEAIKNYENLKPTTEVLKKLGDCYYYVGDMDKAAFTYSKVEDKGGVIEDYDRIYRYAQSLMAIKDYDKADSYMLYYQGQSWNTREFLKDLELSTPHTFNVRPMANNGSNSDFGMSFMGNDKVVFASSRNKERPIYAWNGLPYLDLYTATLDRNGSLKSVEAFEAVNTDLHESNAVFNQAGTVMYFNRNNEERVKVDGMPVSNMQIFRAELVDGQWTNITSLPFNDETYSNQHPSLSKDGSTLYYSSNMPGGYGEFDIYKVDILGNGTYGEPVNLGEDINTQHLDQFPYISGTNTLYYATNGKPGLGGLDIHRSDMVNGTFEKPINLGSTINSSRDDFAYIVDENLDRAWFSSNRSGTDVLYESFREENMLDKYAVGGVVKDSITNKLLPESLVSLLDERGTVIDDAIVGEDARYFFKIKPNRKYTIRGTRKLYIPQNVDFSTDKNGKISHDILLTLLSYDDAEDMIRQDRKGDTQVELDQIFFDFDESVIKPKAAATLDNLVDILNKYPEMEIEISSHTDVRGPAEYNLDLSNRRAAATLEYIVSKGIDRDRLRSIGYGEMQPLNKCVNEGMCTEEEYRLNRRSEFKILN is encoded by the coding sequence ATGAGATTACGAATTACAATTCTGCTCATGGGGCTATGCACCTCATTTTGCGCCCAAGCACAAGAGCTAAGCTTGAAGCAAACCAATAGGCTTTATAAAAATCAAGCCTATGTTGAAGCCATCAAAAATTACGAAAACCTAAAGCCTACCACTGAGGTACTTAAAAAATTAGGGGATTGTTATTACTATGTTGGTGACATGGATAAAGCAGCTTTTACTTATTCCAAAGTAGAAGATAAAGGTGGCGTTATAGAAGACTATGATCGTATTTATAGATATGCACAGTCACTCATGGCAATCAAGGATTATGACAAAGCAGATAGCTATATGCTTTATTATCAAGGTCAATCGTGGAATACCAGAGAATTCCTTAAAGATCTTGAGTTAAGCACGCCGCACACTTTCAATGTTAGGCCTATGGCAAACAATGGTTCCAATAGCGATTTTGGGATGTCTTTTATGGGTAATGATAAAGTAGTCTTTGCGTCTTCTAGAAATAAGGAGCGTCCCATTTATGCCTGGAACGGACTGCCCTATTTGGATTTATACACGGCAACTTTAGATCGCAACGGTTCCTTGAAATCTGTTGAAGCTTTTGAGGCCGTCAACACAGATTTACATGAAAGCAATGCTGTATTTAACCAAGCTGGTACGGTTATGTATTTCAATAGAAATAATGAGGAACGCGTCAAGGTAGACGGTATGCCTGTTTCCAATATGCAGATTTTTAGAGCAGAATTGGTTGACGGTCAATGGACCAATATTACTTCGTTGCCATTTAACGATGAGACCTATAGCAATCAACATCCTTCTTTGAGCAAAGACGGTTCTACCTTATACTATTCCAGCAACATGCCTGGTGGTTATGGAGAGTTTGATATTTACAAAGTGGACATTCTTGGTAATGGAACCTATGGCGAACCAGTCAATTTAGGCGAGGATATCAATACCCAACACCTGGATCAATTTCCATACATCAGTGGCACTAATACTTTGTATTATGCGACCAACGGTAAACCTGGATTAGGTGGTCTGGATATTCATAGAAGTGATATGGTAAATGGTACTTTTGAAAAACCTATCAATTTAGGATCTACCATCAATAGTTCAAGAGACGACTTTGCCTATATCGTTGATGAGAACCTGGATAGAGCCTGGTTTTCATCCAATCGTAGCGGTACAGATGTGTTGTATGAGTCCTTTCGTGAAGAAAATATGCTGGATAAATACGCCGTTGGCGGTGTTGTGAAAGACAGCATCACCAATAAACTACTTCCAGAGTCGCTGGTTTCCCTTCTGGATGAGCGCGGTACGGTTATCGACGATGCTATCGTGGGAGAAGATGCCCGTTACTTTTTCAAGATCAAACCTAATAGAAAGTATACCATTAGAGGAACTCGTAAATTGTACATACCTCAAAACGTAGATTTCTCTACAGATAAAAATGGAAAAATAAGCCATGATATTTTACTGACCTTACTTTCTTATGACGATGCAGAAGATATGATCAGACAGGACCGTAAAGGTGATACTCAGGTAGAACTGGACCAGATCTTCTTTGACTTTGATGAGTCCGTTATCAAACCGAAAGCTGCAGCAACGCTGGATAATTTAGTGGACATTTTGAATAAATATCCAGAAATGGAAATCGAGATATCTTCTCACACAGATGTACGTGGCCCGGCAGAATATAATTTAGATCTATCGAATAGACGCGCCGCTGCTACTCTTGAATACATCGTGAGTAAAGGAATTGACAGGGATCGTTTGAGAAGCATTGGTTATGGTGAAATGCAACCTTTAAACAAATGTGTTAACGAAGGCATGTGTACTGAAGAAGAGTACCGTTTGAATAGACGAAGTGAGTTCAAGATCCTGAATTAA
- a CDS encoding T9SS type B sorting domain-containing protein: MKKMIFFVVMVGSFAFAKAQLGFCSGASSEAIFTETFGSGTTSGPPLTAVQTGYTFVNSNTQDGQYTISSNLQQLGSFHNVGDHTGDANGKAFIVNASFDSDQFYQTTINGLCENTNYEFSAWIINLLNGSNNVCAGREVPVQVRFEIWDVTDTNRLAQGVMDPRFAENQPVWIQYGLTFTTAAGQNGCILKMINEGDGGCGNDLAIDDIVFRTCGDVVQLEDANNDTEAFRCINDPSEAITLTINTSESIYDSPEYQWQTSTDGQNFTDINGENGNSFTSPTLTATTFYRVKIAEDAVNLIGTECANFSDIFEYRVVDVPEPTPIEDDVVSCAGEGATLEVSVANGFVVDWYDSATGGNFLQSASNTLQVTQTGTYYAQTRDFASGCVSSNRVAIDFTVSNPPVVSGQDLVVCPDENVLLDTGFTGLATYEWSTGERTPTIQVIGAGTYTVEVTNPNGCSSTATFTISTIDAPQILELQENGNILTVITNDGDFQYRFNNGPYQRSNDLDITGVLQAVVEVSDLQNCTTVTQTFNRLGINQFFTPNNDGFNDVWEVGNLAAFPGARVELFDRFGKLLKVMTATDPSWNGTFNNEPLPSTDYWYRIIYDNREVTGHFSLKR; the protein is encoded by the coding sequence ATGAAAAAGATGATATTTTTTGTGGTGATGGTGGGAAGTTTCGCTTTCGCGAAAGCGCAATTAGGATTTTGCTCTGGTGCATCCAGTGAAGCAATTTTTACCGAAACCTTTGGCAGTGGAACCACGAGCGGTCCACCATTGACAGCGGTTCAAACCGGCTATACTTTTGTGAACTCCAATACGCAAGACGGTCAGTACACGATTTCCAGTAATTTGCAGCAGCTGGGTAGCTTTCATAATGTAGGTGATCATACCGGTGATGCTAACGGAAAGGCCTTTATTGTTAATGCTTCCTTTGATTCTGACCAATTTTACCAAACGACCATAAACGGACTGTGCGAGAATACCAACTATGAATTTAGCGCTTGGATCATCAATTTGCTTAACGGTTCCAACAATGTATGTGCTGGTCGTGAGGTACCCGTGCAGGTGCGTTTTGAAATATGGGACGTGACCGATACCAACAGGCTTGCCCAAGGCGTCATGGATCCCAGGTTTGCAGAAAACCAACCCGTATGGATACAATACGGATTGACCTTCACCACAGCAGCAGGTCAGAATGGATGTATCTTAAAGATGATCAATGAAGGTGATGGCGGCTGCGGTAATGATCTTGCGATTGACGATATCGTGTTCCGTACTTGTGGTGACGTGGTGCAGTTGGAAGACGCAAACAACGACACGGAAGCTTTTAGATGCATCAACGATCCCAGTGAAGCCATTACATTGACCATCAACACCAGCGAATCCATTTATGATAGCCCTGAATATCAATGGCAAACCAGTACTGATGGACAAAATTTTACGGACATCAATGGTGAAAACGGAAACTCATTCACTTCACCAACATTGACAGCGACGACGTTTTATCGGGTAAAAATCGCCGAAGACGCCGTGAATCTCATTGGAACAGAATGCGCCAATTTTTCTGATATTTTTGAATATAGGGTAGTGGACGTTCCCGAACCAACACCGATAGAAGATGATGTCGTGAGCTGTGCTGGAGAAGGCGCAACTCTTGAAGTGAGCGTAGCCAATGGTTTTGTCGTGGACTGGTACGATTCAGCTACTGGCGGTAACTTTTTACAGTCTGCCAGTAATACGTTGCAGGTAACCCAAACTGGAACCTATTATGCCCAAACCAGAGATTTTGCTTCGGGATGTGTGAGTTCTAATAGAGTTGCTATCGACTTTACGGTAAGCAATCCTCCAGTGGTGAGTGGTCAGGATTTAGTGGTTTGTCCAGATGAGAATGTCCTTTTGGATACTGGATTTACTGGCCTGGCGACCTATGAATGGAGTACGGGCGAACGCACGCCCACCATACAGGTAATTGGTGCTGGCACGTATACCGTAGAAGTCACCAATCCCAATGGATGCTCGTCTACCGCAACTTTTACGATTAGCACCATCGATGCGCCTCAAATCCTGGAATTACAGGAAAACGGAAACATACTCACAGTCATCACCAATGACGGTGATTTCCAGTACAGATTCAACAACGGTCCATACCAAAGAAGCAATGATTTAGATATTACTGGCGTGTTACAGGCTGTGGTAGAAGTAAGCGATTTGCAAAACTGTACCACGGTAACTCAAACCTTCAATAGGTTGGGCATCAACCAATTTTTCACACCCAACAATGACGGATTCAACGACGTCTGGGAAGTAGGCAATCTTGCTGCATTTCCTGGCGCTCGTGTAGAGTTGTTTGATAGGTTTGGGAAGCTTTTAAAAGTCATGACGGCGACAGATCCCAGCTGGAACGGTACTTTCAACAACGAGCCATTGCCCAGTACAGATTATTGGTATCGCATCATTTACGACAATAGGGAAGTGACCGGCCATTTTTCTTTGAAGCGATAA
- a CDS encoding type IX secretion system membrane protein PorP/SprF, whose protein sequence is MKNNYTIGLFLAFTLGMLCKATAQQDPQFTQYMYNQKIINPAYATGNQQEINLGALYRSQWAGIEGAPKTASFFVHYPVNDRIELGLSFTNDDIGNVVTENNIYADFAYILPVSEQGKLSLGLKAGVTLFDANFDGFTLQSGGTDTDIAFRDNINQTFPNVGAGAFYYTDRFYAGLSAPNLLTTTHLENDNGVQSTGVQDIHLFLTSGYVMDLNDEIKLKPAFLLRGVKGAPLTLDLTANVLFNEKFEAGVAYRFGDAVSGLVNYRIAPNLRVGYAYDYTVNNLGNYNTGSHEIMLLFNIQSKVWDRGFDRSPRFF, encoded by the coding sequence ATGAAAAACAACTATACAATCGGTCTGTTCCTAGCTTTTACCTTAGGTATGCTTTGTAAGGCCACTGCACAACAGGATCCACAGTTCACGCAATACATGTACAATCAAAAGATCATCAATCCTGCTTATGCCACTGGCAACCAGCAGGAGATCAATTTGGGAGCTTTGTACAGATCTCAATGGGCAGGCATTGAAGGAGCGCCTAAAACGGCTTCCTTTTTTGTTCATTATCCAGTAAATGATCGCATCGAACTGGGCTTATCCTTTACCAATGATGATATTGGTAACGTAGTTACTGAGAATAATATCTATGCAGACTTTGCGTACATACTACCTGTTTCTGAACAAGGGAAATTATCCCTTGGTTTAAAAGCTGGAGTGACATTATTTGATGCAAATTTTGATGGCTTCACCCTACAATCTGGTGGTACGGATACTGATATTGCCTTTAGGGATAACATCAATCAGACATTCCCTAATGTTGGTGCTGGAGCTTTCTATTATACCGATAGGTTTTATGCAGGATTATCGGCTCCAAATTTATTGACCACTACACACCTAGAAAATGATAATGGTGTACAGTCAACAGGAGTTCAGGATATTCATTTATTCTTGACCAGTGGTTACGTGATGGACCTCAATGACGAAATAAAACTAAAGCCAGCCTTCTTACTACGAGGTGTAAAAGGAGCACCGTTAACACTAGACCTGACGGCTAATGTGTTGTTTAATGAAAAATTTGAAGCTGGTGTAGCCTATAGATTTGGAGATGCGGTTTCTGGACTGGTCAATTATAGAATAGCGCCCAACTTGAGAGTTGGTTATGCCTATGATTATACTGTAAACAATCTAGGGAATTACAATACAGGTTCCCACGAGATCATGCTACTCTTTAATATACAATCAAAAGTTTGGGACAGAGGTTTTGACCGTTCCCCAAGATTCTTTTAA